Proteins encoded in a region of the Zea mays cultivar B73 chromosome 4, Zm-B73-REFERENCE-NAM-5.0, whole genome shotgun sequence genome:
- the LOC100280762 gene encoding Cyclin-dependent kinase inhibitor 1 — MGKYMRKRRGAAGEGVAAVEVSQVVGVRTRSRSAAATGGGVAKVAPPRRKKALLPAANVTTSGEPGAVGAGGGDGGSCCYIHLRSRMLFMAAPQQQPSAALTPVEAAGAAQQGGVVALAAGLSRCSSTASSVDVGGHACRSDAAPAEVDGDHVPDVVTASNSGSVPDRERRETTPSSSRAHGGELSDLESDLVGRQKTGCSSSPATTTSAAELIVPPAQEIQEFFAAAEAAHAKRFASKYNFDFVRGVPLDAGRFEWTPGVSI; from the exons ATGGGGAAGTACATGCGCAAGCGCAGGGGGGCCGCGGGCGAGGGGGTGGCCGCAGTCGAGGTCTCGCAGGTCGTCGGCGTCCGGACGAGGTCCAGGTCCGCGGCGGCGACCGGCGGCGGTGTCGCGAAGGTCGCTCCGCCGAGGAGGAAGAAGGCGCTGCTGCCCGCCGCGAACGTGACGACGTCGGGGGAGCCTGGTGCCGTGGGCGCTGGTGGTGGGGACGGCGGAAGCTGCTGCTACATCCACCTGCGGAGCCGCATGCTGTTCATGGCAGCACCTCAGCAGCAACCGTCGGCGGCTCTGACGCCGGTGGAGGCTGCTGGTGCGGCACAGCAGGGCGGGGTGGTGGCGCTCGCGGCTGGCCTCTCGCGTTGCTCCAGCACGGCGTCGTCGGTGGACGTCGGGGGCCACGCCTGCCGCTCCGACGCTGCGCCTGCGGAG GTTGACGGGGATCACGTCCCGGATGTCGTCACCGCGAGCAACTCGGGGAGCGTCCCGGACCGCGAGAG GAGAGAGACGACGCCATCGTCGAGCCGGGCGCACGGCGGCGAGCTCAGCGATCTGGAGTCGGATCTGGTGGGgcggcagaagactggctgctcgTCGTCGCCGGCGACAACAACATCGGCTGCGGAGCTGATCGTGCCGCCAGCACAGGAGATCCAGGAATtcttcgcggccgccgaggcggcCCATGCCAAACGCTTTGCTTCCAA GTACAACTTCGACTTCGTCCGCGGCGTGCCCCTCGACGCCGGCCGGTTCGAGTGGACGCCAGGGGTCAGCATCTGA